AGGTGTCTGATGATCTTCATGGTGAACCTCTTGCTTGGTGTGCGTGGCGCCCCGTGGCCGCCGGCAGCGGCCACGAGGGGCGGTTAAAAGTCGTAGGTGAGCTTGGTGTAGTAGAACGCCCCCTCCGGCGCCGCCGGCGACAGGTAGCTGTACTGCTGGCCCGGGGTCTGGCGCAGGCGGCTGTTGAAATCGTCGGGCTTGCTGTCGAACAGGTTGTTGGCGCCCACCGACAGCCGCAGTTGGCGGTTGAAGGCGTAGTTGACGTCCAGGTCGGTGATCCACTGCGCGGCGAACGTCTGGTCGTACTGCGCATTGGCCGCCGACGCCGCGTACTTGCGGTACTCGCCGTAGCGGGTTTGGGAGAGCGCGACGGTCCAGGGGCCGTAGCGATGGATCGCCCCCAGCACCAGCTTGTCCTCGGGATAGCCATGTTCGAGGAAGCCCTGGGCCTCGCGGGTCAGCACGTCGAAGCCGAACGGGTTGGAGTGGATCTTCTCGATGGTGGTCCGCGCCTTGGTGTAGCCCGCCGACAGGCTCAGGGCGCCGTAACGCTGCAGGTCGAGGTTGTACTTGCCGACGATGTCGACGCCGCGGGTGCGCGTGTCGGCGGCGTTGGTCATGAACTGCGCCCAGGTGTACTGGCCGAACCCGGCCTCGCTGAGAATCCGCTCGGCATCCGGCCCGGAAATGCCGCCGCTGTAGAGCAGGCGGTCGCGGATCGAGATCTGGTAGGCATCGATGGTCAACGAGGCCTGCTCGGTCGGCCGCAGCACCAGGCCCAGCGAGTAGTTGGTGGATTTTTCCGGTTTCAGCGGCTGCGCGCCCAGGGCCCGGGCCGCCGGGTGGTCGGCCGGGAGCATGCGGGTCAGCACCGGGTTGCCGTTGACATCGACGTTGGTGGTGGTGGTCCAGGACGTACCGATCTGCCCCAGGGTCGGCGCGCGATAGGCATTGTTGACCGTGGCCCGCAGGCCCACTTGCGGGGTGAAGTCATAACGCGCCGAGAGCTTGCCGGTGGTGGCCGAACCGAAGTCGGAGTAATGCTCGCTGCGCCCGGCCAGGCCGAGCTGGAACTGGTCGGTGACCTGGTTTTCCAGGCCGAAATACACCCCGCCGACATGCCGCTTGTAGGTCCCGGCATCGTCCGGCGTCAGGCCCGACGCCTGTACCGCGCCGACCTGCACGCCATCGATACCGCCAAAGGAATAGGAGGAATAATCGCCCTCCTCCAGCCGGTACTGCTCGTCGCGATAGGCCACCCCGGCGGAGACCGTGAGCGGATGGCTCGACCAGGCGACGTCCAGGTCCTTGGCGTAATCCAGGGTGAGGTTGGTCTGTTCGTTGACCAGCGTCGCCACGTCGAACTTGGTCGGGCTGTTGGCGCCGTAGCTCGGGTTGACCGTGTTGAAGGCCAGTTCGTCGTGCTTGTCGCGGCCGTAGGTGGCGCTCAGGTCGAAGCGGCCGATGCTCTCGT
This portion of the Pseudomonas sp. MRSN 12121 genome encodes:
- a CDS encoding TonB-dependent receptor, translated to MLRTSTTVRRRSRLALAIGPLAAVFFTGAQGAEAARQQYHLAPGPLDEVLLSISRQSGQVISFTPQLGQYSSATVDGSLSAEQAVAAALRGTGLQLQVSPDGAFIIKEGAPAASAPASKASAQASDAAAPTLDRVVAIGTRRNDATALTSAAPVDVINSQELVQTGATSLNQALFQLLPSFNFPQNQSATRGQNPKGASLRGLSPDQTLVLINGKRRHTSAVVNISGGVPFIGAQPVDLDMIPISAIDHVEVLRDGASAQYGSDAVAGVVNIVLKERDSGGQLNTQLGQYAQGDGFSKSADGWYGLGLPGDGFLTLSFNGLNNKPTDIGDKYEAGGQLQDPRWGGAGRDKYNLAANAEIGLNDQWRLYSFATFGQDKSVNNTPPLLASNPNNVAAIYPNGTIPKYRYRYEDGALTVGSRYEDESIGRFDLSATYGRDKHDELAFNTVNPSYGANSPTKFDVATLVNEQTNLTLDYAKDLDVAWSSHPLTVSAGVAYRDEQYRLEEGDYSSYSFGGIDGVQVGAVQASGLTPDDAGTYKRHVGGVYFGLENQVTDQFQLGLAGRSEHYSDFGSATTGKLSARYDFTPQVGLRATVNNAYRAPTLGQIGTSWTTTTNVDVNGNPVLTRMLPADHPAARALGAQPLKPEKSTNYSLGLVLRPTEQASLTIDAYQISIRDRLLYSGGISGPDAERILSEAGFGQYTWAQFMTNAADTRTRGVDIVGKYNLDLQRYGALSLSAGYTKARTTIEKIHSNPFGFDVLTREAQGFLEHGYPEDKLVLGAIHRYGPWTVALSQTRYGEYRKYAASAANAQYDQTFAAQWITDLDVNYAFNRQLRLSVGANNLFDSKPDDFNSRLRQTPGQQYSYLSPAAPEGAFYYTKLTYDF